In Debaryomyces hansenii CBS767 chromosome A complete sequence, a genomic segment contains:
- a CDS encoding DEHA2D11440p (no similarity) — translation MFQDYCMAHGNPVIAGSLYCCDECRDQDIDNSIYFESPVGSPLSVASEMEDHLLYECWFCQTHHEPNEACTGHNYAIGNNSGNYDLINESQPRNTILPNYALEMLGKGESEENTDNSIINSNELIQSNYRKWLVNMTPR, via the coding sequence ATGTTTCAAGATTATTGCATGGCACATGGAAATCCAGTCATAGCAGGATCACTTTACTGTTGTGATGAATGTCGTGATCAGGATATAGATAACAGTATCTACTTCGAGAGTCCAGTGGGATCTCCATTAAGCGTGGCTTCCGAGATGGAAGATCACTTATTGTACGAGTGCTGGTTTTGCCAGACTCACCACGAACCCAATGAGGCCTGCACCGGACATAATTATGCGATAGGCAACAATAGCGGTAACTACGACTTAATAAATGAAAGCCAACCTAGAAACACCATATTACCCAATTATGCATTGGAAATGCTTGGAAAAGGTGAGTCAGAAGAAAATACCGATAATTCTATCATAAATagtaatgaattgataCAATCGAACTATCGGAAATGGTTGGTCAATATGACTCCGAGATAG
- a CDS encoding DEHA2D11462p (similar to uniprot|Q03630 Saccharomyces cerevisiae YML077W BET5 involved in targeting and fusion of ER to golgi transport vesicles), which produces MTIHSFFIFDRHCNCIYNREYSHEANDNGTINKNNQSDGAKLLFGMLYSLKNMASKLGDGDMNNLLKSFSTSKYRTHFLESATGLKFVIISDTSIDNLQNVLWELYSNYYLKNITFNSLSAVDFKEEEKISNNNFIVETDKFLQSLAVFQ; this is translated from the coding sequence ATGACTATTCAttcatttttcatctttgaTAGGCATTGCAATTGCATCTACAACCGAGAATATTCCCACGAGGCAAACGATAATGGCACCataaataagaataatcaGTCGGATGGGGCCAAGTTGCTATTTGGGATGCTATATtcgttgaaaaatatggCATCGAAGCTAGGAGACGGTGATATGAACAACTTGTTGAAGTCGTTCAGTACGTCGAAGTACAGAACGCATTTCTTGGAGTCGGCCACGGGGTTGAAGTTTGTGATTATCTCGGACACATCGATAGATAACCTCCAAAACGTGTTGTGGGAGTTGTACTCGAACTACTACTTGAAAAACATCACGTTTAACAGTTTGAGTGCGGTTGATTTCAAAGAGGAGGAGAAAATCAGCAATAATAACTTTATTGTGGAAACAGACAAGTTCTTGCAGTCATTGGCAGTTTTCCAGTGA
- a CDS encoding DEHA2D11484p (no similarity) has translation MEREFSEMRSDEFKEIATLHTVLEQQIWICYFRPILIDFVML, from the coding sequence ATGGAAAGAGAATTCAGCGAGATGCGTagtgatgaattcaaagaGATTGCTACACTTCATACTGTTCTTGAACAACAGATTTGGATATGTTATTTCCGCCCCATTCTTATTGATTTCGTGATGCTATAA